A section of the Brevundimonas sp. AJA228-03 genome encodes:
- a CDS encoding AraC family transcriptional regulator, with protein MTSTLTAGLSGGFIALATLLGLLAWRDVRKDLAGRLMAGLCLSLAALELTTGPVGDALPSWLWTPLRLTGGFNVALLWLFFLAVLRDGFRIRRLEQVGFVLFSIGPLARTFDWDRAGGADILETLISVAPFLAIAHVMWVAASERGGDLVQGRQSARIWVVVILSAAALASVASESLADPDAAALVRLALSSLPGLAVVSVWLTAIEPGRLRFDPATAADHPATPSGVDPRDQALLAGLVSAMDAGLYREPGLTLERVAKVLRTPTHRLRAVINQGLGHRNFAAFLNGYRLAHAKAALADPKRGRETVLAIAYESGFAALQTFNRVFKEVEGDTPTGYREKRLRESAQNPISLPNS; from the coding sequence ATGACATCGACCCTGACCGCAGGGCTTTCCGGCGGGTTCATCGCGCTTGCGACGCTGCTTGGCCTGCTGGCCTGGCGCGATGTGCGCAAGGATCTGGCCGGACGCCTGATGGCGGGGCTCTGTCTTTCGCTGGCTGCCCTGGAGCTGACAACAGGCCCTGTGGGCGATGCCTTGCCGTCCTGGCTCTGGACGCCGTTGCGCCTGACTGGCGGCTTCAATGTCGCGCTGCTGTGGCTGTTCTTTCTGGCGGTTCTGCGCGACGGCTTCAGGATTCGCCGCCTCGAGCAGGTCGGTTTCGTTCTCTTCAGCATTGGCCCCCTGGCCAGGACCTTCGACTGGGACCGAGCGGGGGGTGCTGACATCCTGGAGACCCTGATCAGCGTCGCTCCCTTCCTCGCGATCGCCCATGTCATGTGGGTGGCCGCGTCCGAACGAGGGGGCGACCTCGTGCAAGGGCGCCAGTCGGCGCGCATCTGGGTGGTGGTCATTCTGTCGGCCGCCGCCCTGGCTTCAGTGGCGTCTGAAAGCCTTGCCGATCCCGATGCTGCGGCCTTGGTACGGCTGGCCCTGTCCAGCCTGCCGGGCCTGGCCGTCGTCAGCGTCTGGTTGACGGCCATCGAACCGGGACGGCTGCGCTTCGATCCGGCGACCGCAGCGGATCACCCCGCGACCCCATCCGGCGTCGATCCACGCGATCAGGCGCTGCTGGCCGGCTTGGTCAGCGCGATGGATGCAGGCCTCTATCGAGAGCCGGGATTGACGCTGGAGCGCGTCGCGAAGGTGCTCAGGACACCAACGCACCGCTTGCGGGCTGTCATCAACCAGGGCCTGGGACACCGCAACTTTGCGGCCTTTCTGAACGGCTACCGCCTGGCTCACGCCAAAGCCGCACTCGCAGACCCGAAGCGCGGGCGCGAGACGGTCCTGGCCATCGCCTATGAATCCGGCTTTGCCGCACTCCAGACCTTCAACCGGGTCTTCAAGGAGGTCGAGGGCGACACGCCGACCGGCTACCGCGAAAAGCGTCTGCGCGAGTCTGCTCAGAACCCGATATCCCTGCCCAATTCATGA
- a CDS encoding S9 family peptidase encodes MRFQVLSIAVVAAGLMTACVSSAPTSAPETRITAPASQSGQLVRFEPIDHLERASLQQTASGLPGAIAVNNGVRLYRLIYRSSVRGQAIDASALVAVPDTQGPPRGAVLYLRGSDIPRSAAPTTPNAIWTSEAAVFGGNGFVTIVPDYIGFGASPSPQAFLLTDENVADFRAALTAAQSALALGRHTPLFVTGFSQGGQLSAALHRDLDARPLRGYDLRETVAVAGPHELVGSFAARIEEPLASNPIAMGYVAWAAYTFAWREGRPLEEVFAPAYVAQAPRWFGGSMSMQELLGQAPGSITEILRPEFLASIRTDRDFWFNRMVRENETYEWTPRAPFHIILGTADDHVDPAATRILYERARARGGNVSIQEFPGFNHLQTGGAAYAPTLARFEALAEASSAQR; translated from the coding sequence ATGCGTTTTCAAGTTCTTTCCATCGCCGTCGTCGCTGCCGGTCTGATGACCGCCTGCGTATCGTCCGCGCCGACTTCGGCACCCGAAACCCGGATCACCGCGCCTGCAAGCCAGTCCGGCCAGCTGGTCCGCTTCGAGCCGATCGATCATCTGGAACGGGCGTCCCTGCAACAGACGGCGTCCGGACTCCCGGGCGCGATCGCGGTCAACAACGGCGTGCGGCTCTATCGCTTGATCTATCGCTCATCCGTCCGCGGGCAGGCCATCGACGCCTCGGCGCTGGTGGCCGTTCCTGACACGCAAGGCCCGCCGCGTGGCGCGGTCCTTTATCTGCGCGGCTCCGACATCCCTCGGAGCGCCGCGCCGACCACACCCAATGCGATCTGGACCAGTGAGGCGGCTGTCTTTGGCGGCAATGGCTTCGTGACCATCGTACCGGACTATATCGGCTTTGGGGCCTCACCCTCTCCGCAAGCGTTTCTGCTGACCGATGAGAATGTCGCCGATTTCCGCGCCGCCCTGACGGCCGCGCAATCGGCGCTGGCGCTGGGCAGGCACACCCCCCTGTTCGTCACGGGCTTCTCCCAGGGCGGCCAGCTCAGCGCAGCGCTCCATCGCGACCTCGACGCGAGGCCGCTGCGCGGATACGACCTGCGCGAGACGGTGGCGGTCGCTGGCCCGCACGAACTGGTTGGGTCTTTCGCGGCACGGATCGAAGAGCCGCTGGCGAGCAACCCCATAGCCATGGGCTATGTCGCCTGGGCCGCGTACACCTTCGCCTGGCGTGAAGGCCGCCCGCTGGAAGAGGTCTTTGCACCGGCCTATGTGGCGCAGGCGCCGCGCTGGTTCGGCGGCTCCATGTCGATGCAGGAGCTCCTGGGGCAGGCCCCGGGCAGCATCACAGAGATCCTGCGCCCCGAGTTCCTGGCCTCGATTCGGACGGACAGGGATTTCTGGTTCAACCGGATGGTTCGCGAGAACGAAACCTATGAATGGACCCCACGGGCACCGTTTCACATCATCCTCGGGACGGCCGACGACCACGTCGACCCCGCGGCAACGCGCATTCTCTATGAGCGGGCCAGGGCGCGCGGCGGGAATGTATCGATCCAGGAGTTTCCCGGTTTCAACCACCTGCAGACCGGTGGAGCTGCCTATGCACCCACACTCGCCCGGTTTGAGGCTCTGGCTGAGGCCAGTTCGGCACAGCGCTGA
- a CDS encoding DUF6456 domain-containing protein: MSAGRVETTAADPPLAGRARRMLGRSGAWICEQPCGGYGLRLTADRRTRPHMVLDEAVFRALVAAPGLKARPSGGWVARVPDPPHRVSPAGAPGRIEGERCVMAGDGRLIRRTANLGESPIAWLARRRDADGRPWLGPAEVAAAMRLRRDAELALSGPSLTLRWDALPRSGGGSAARMEPGDRSLAAGRRVARALEACGPRCRGFVEQACIHDTAIQAAERALGLPRRAGKRLLKAGLEALARHYGIG; the protein is encoded by the coding sequence ATGAGCGCGGGCAGGGTGGAGACGACCGCGGCTGATCCGCCCCTGGCGGGGCGCGCCCGGCGCATGCTGGGACGGTCCGGTGCCTGGATCTGCGAGCAGCCCTGCGGCGGTTATGGCCTGCGTCTGACCGCCGACCGCAGGACCCGGCCGCATATGGTCCTGGACGAGGCCGTCTTCCGGGCCCTGGTCGCGGCACCGGGTCTGAAGGCGCGGCCGAGCGGCGGCTGGGTCGCGCGCGTGCCGGACCCGCCGCACCGCGTCTCGCCCGCGGGCGCGCCCGGCCGGATCGAGGGCGAACGATGCGTGATGGCGGGCGACGGCCGCCTGATCCGCCGCACGGCCAATCTGGGCGAAAGCCCGATCGCCTGGCTGGCCCGTCGCAGGGACGCGGACGGCCGTCCCTGGCTGGGCCCGGCGGAGGTGGCGGCGGCGATGCGGCTGAGGCGGGATGCGGAGCTGGCCCTGTCGGGGCCATCGCTGACCCTGCGGTGGGACGCCCTGCCCAGGTCGGGTGGCGGCTCGGCCGCGCGGATGGAGCCGGGCGACCGGTCCCTGGCAGCCGGCCGGCGCGTGGCGCGGGCGCTGGAGGCCTGTGGCCCCCGCTGCCGCGGCTTCGTCGAACAGGCCTGCATCCACGACACGGCGATCCAGGCCGCCGAGCGGGCCCTGGGCCTGCCACGACGGGCGGGGAAGCGGTTGCTGAAGGCGGGGCTGGAGGCGCTGGCGCGGCATTACGGGATCGGATGA
- a CDS encoding helix-turn-helix domain-containing protein, with translation MRSPYRVAVSEEDRKKADLVIQIVALRFGVSVAAINRDCRLSADALRARRVAMYLAYVSFDWPQERVGHAFGVNRQTTSTACRKIEDARENRELNDLLEELEGAIHAIVGAPVDATPDVPEAA, from the coding sequence ATGAGGAGTCCATACCGCGTCGCGGTGTCGGAGGAGGACCGCAAGAAGGCGGATCTGGTGATCCAGATCGTGGCCCTGCGGTTCGGGGTGTCCGTCGCCGCGATCAATCGGGACTGCCGGCTGTCGGCCGATGCGCTGCGGGCCCGCCGGGTGGCCATGTATCTGGCCTATGTCTCGTTCGACTGGCCGCAGGAACGCGTCGGCCACGCCTTCGGCGTCAACCGCCAGACCACCTCGACGGCCTGTCGCAAGATCGAGGACGCGCGCGAGAACCGCGAGCTGAACGACCTGTTGGAGGAGTTGGAGGGGGCCATCCATGCGATCGTCGGCGCACCGGTGGACGCGACGCCGGACGTGCCGGAGGCGGCATGA
- a CDS encoding IS1595 family transposase, producing the protein MTAATLSDPIFHDADKARAHFEKLRWPNGRTCPHCGVIGDDQSTLLKGKSTRPGLYKCKACSEPFTATIGTVYEDSKVPLNKWLLATHLMCANKKGISALQLQRELALGSYRTAWFMAHRIREAMIDTDDTLLGGEGKVVEADETYYGKPAVSPTKRTRGGDFKYPKKRNSRPVVALVERGGKAKVFHVAVADKATVSAIVMANVDPATRLHTDESSLYKGAADVFASHETVKHSAGEYARGDVNTNSAEGFFGVFKKGMKGVYQHCSEKHLNRYVTEFGFRHNTRALLGFNDAMRTDEALKGTVGKRLTYRRTDEAYV; encoded by the coding sequence ATGACCGCCGCAACGCTCTCTGACCCGATCTTCCACGACGCCGACAAGGCCCGCGCACACTTTGAAAAGCTGCGCTGGCCGAACGGTCGGACGTGCCCGCATTGCGGTGTGATCGGTGACGATCAATCGACGCTCCTCAAGGGCAAGAGCACTCGCCCAGGCCTCTACAAGTGCAAGGCCTGTTCAGAGCCGTTCACGGCCACCATCGGCACGGTCTATGAGGACTCCAAGGTTCCTCTGAACAAGTGGCTTCTGGCGACGCACCTTATGTGCGCCAACAAGAAGGGGATCAGCGCCCTCCAGCTTCAACGCGAACTCGCCCTCGGTTCCTACCGCACGGCGTGGTTCATGGCGCACCGCATCCGTGAAGCGATGATCGACACCGACGACACCCTGCTAGGTGGCGAAGGCAAGGTCGTGGAAGCCGACGAAACCTATTACGGCAAGCCCGCCGTCTCCCCGACAAAGCGCACCCGTGGGGGCGACTTCAAGTATCCGAAGAAGCGCAACAGCCGCCCCGTGGTCGCTCTGGTCGAGCGCGGCGGGAAGGCCAAAGTCTTTCACGTTGCCGTTGCCGACAAGGCCACGGTGTCCGCTATCGTCATGGCCAACGTTGATCCGGCGACCCGTCTGCATACCGACGAAAGCAGCCTCTACAAGGGCGCTGCTGACGTGTTCGCCTCGCATGAAACGGTGAAGCACTCGGCTGGCGAATACGCCCGTGGTGACGTGAATACGAACTCGGCAGAAGGCTTCTTCGGCGTCTTCAAGAAGGGCATGAAAGGCGTCTATCAGCACTGCTCCGAGAAGCACCTGAACCGCTACGTCACCGAGTTCGGCTTTCGCCATAACACCCGCGCCCTGCTGGGCTTTAACGACGCCATGCGCACCGACGAAGCCCTTAAGGGCACGGTTGGCAAGCGCCTGACCTATCGGCGGACTGACGAAGCCTACGTTTAA
- the ctrA gene encoding response regulator transcription factor CtrA — protein MRVLLIEDDHATAQSIELMLKSEGFNVYTTDLGEEGIDLGKIYDYDMIMLDLNLPDMSGLEVLRQLRVGKINTPVMILSGSTEIETKVKTFGGGADDYMTKPFHKDELIARTHAVVRRSKGHAQAIIHTGEIAVNLDGKTVEVHGHRVHLTGKEYQMLELLSLRKGTTLTKEMFLNHLYGGMDEPELKIIDVFICKLRKKLATAAGGKHYIETVWGRGYVLRDPAEGSAPTPVSAAA, from the coding sequence ATGCGCGTTCTGCTTATCGAAGATGATCACGCGACCGCGCAGAGCATCGAACTGATGTTGAAGTCGGAAGGTTTCAATGTCTACACGACGGATCTGGGTGAAGAAGGCATCGATCTGGGCAAGATCTATGACTACGACATGATCATGCTGGACCTGAATCTGCCCGACATGAGCGGTCTGGAAGTCCTGCGCCAGCTGCGCGTCGGCAAGATCAATACTCCGGTCATGATCCTGTCGGGCTCGACCGAGATCGAGACCAAGGTCAAGACCTTCGGCGGCGGCGCCGACGACTACATGACCAAGCCCTTCCACAAGGACGAGCTGATCGCGCGCACCCATGCCGTGGTCCGCCGCTCCAAGGGTCACGCCCAGGCCATCATCCACACCGGCGAGATCGCCGTGAACCTGGACGGCAAGACGGTCGAGGTGCACGGCCACCGCGTCCACCTGACGGGCAAGGAATACCAGATGCTGGAGCTGCTCTCGCTCCGCAAGGGCACCACCCTGACCAAGGAAATGTTCCTGAACCACCTGTACGGCGGCATGGACGAGCCCGAGCTGAAGATCATCGACGTCTTCATCTGCAAGCTGCGCAAGAAGCTGGCCACGGCCGCCGGCGGCAAACACTATATCGAGACCGTCTGGGGCCGCGGCTACGTCCTGCGCGACCCGGCGGAAGGCTCCGCCCCGACCCCGGTCAGCGCCGCCGCCTGA
- a CDS encoding prolyl oligopeptidase family serine peptidase, with the protein MRLKTWPGPGVIWVAAAFQASSAWSAALPLESPDEPIRSVEYSVSGPAVVRLTNGDTVSVGVPGTDSTPSVSLEWETRYTLGSEVRQEGWRIRQVLCDTQVTNACIIRRRRGVVEQWTTLDLSSGQSGPDWRELGDGTVLDYDARSSSVLRSSVSEATVTGLVVQSLSDPGSARELWRAEPANSVADARYLPTQTSVRPILLMTGGVPAHWTVIDGDRQSPVRPSPGVLIASFESTLYIAAASPDGRESWQGFTETPRAGAEWTPDRLLYHGDGLTSPTVTVPTDPGRLVSPEKGAAFLPNGAMIAVTRTDGVFALSEICRPSPDAAPRAEPLTQFIDWSAEAASLTIHGGAPAAGTLLVARSDVAGNLSIKALTIASSPGPARAIGLCGQTRVLSADLDLPAPAQPLSDVVRLGHSTVASDGVVLTYDVIARAGQVGRILIRPYGAFGLEPQRFIARPLERQWVAQGNTLIVPRLRGDAGTREWVEAGRGNHKRRVTEDLIAVSEDVLRRHPGILRLDLVGISAGAFTSARAAFARPDLFDRVVLISGLLDLSLSEAAIEGSFALDEYGSVQGGFPEWLGGTQAPAGVAPRFIVLHGMADEIVPVEGSANFVAYARSLGSDVEGQSYEGIGHDLAGDSQILSDIEGLEP; encoded by the coding sequence ATGCGTCTCAAGACCTGGCCTGGACCCGGCGTGATCTGGGTGGCGGCGGCGTTTCAGGCCAGTTCAGCCTGGAGCGCCGCCCTGCCTCTGGAGAGCCCGGACGAGCCGATCCGGTCGGTCGAATACTCTGTCAGCGGACCCGCCGTGGTCCGGCTGACCAACGGCGACACGGTCTCGGTTGGCGTTCCCGGAACGGACTCGACCCCGTCCGTCAGTCTGGAATGGGAAACGCGATACACGCTCGGTTCCGAAGTTCGCCAGGAGGGTTGGCGGATCCGTCAGGTGCTGTGCGACACCCAGGTGACGAACGCCTGCATCATCCGGCGGCGCCGGGGCGTTGTGGAACAGTGGACGACGCTTGACCTGTCGTCGGGTCAGTCCGGCCCGGATTGGCGCGAGCTTGGTGACGGCACCGTGCTGGACTACGATGCCCGCTCTTCGAGTGTGCTGCGTTCGTCGGTCTCCGAGGCGACCGTGACCGGACTGGTCGTCCAGTCCCTGAGCGATCCGGGCAGCGCGCGCGAGCTTTGGCGCGCCGAGCCCGCGAACAGCGTGGCCGATGCCCGCTATCTTCCCACGCAAACGTCGGTTCGGCCGATCCTTTTGATGACGGGCGGTGTTCCAGCGCACTGGACGGTGATCGACGGCGACAGGCAATCTCCGGTTCGACCGTCTCCCGGGGTGCTGATCGCCAGTTTCGAAAGCACCCTGTACATTGCCGCTGCCTCTCCGGACGGCCGGGAGAGCTGGCAGGGCTTCACCGAAACACCCCGCGCCGGGGCCGAATGGACGCCTGATCGGCTCCTGTATCACGGTGACGGCTTGACCTCGCCCACGGTGACCGTTCCCACCGATCCTGGTCGGCTGGTATCGCCGGAGAAGGGTGCCGCCTTCCTGCCGAACGGAGCCATGATCGCCGTCACGCGAACGGACGGGGTTTTCGCCCTGTCGGAGATATGCCGCCCTTCGCCGGACGCGGCGCCGCGCGCCGAACCCCTGACCCAGTTCATCGACTGGAGCGCGGAGGCGGCCAGCCTGACGATCCACGGCGGGGCGCCGGCGGCGGGCACGCTGTTGGTCGCGCGGTCCGACGTGGCCGGTAATCTGTCGATCAAGGCTTTGACGATCGCGTCGTCGCCGGGTCCGGCGCGCGCGATCGGTCTATGCGGCCAGACACGCGTGCTGTCCGCCGATCTCGATCTTCCCGCGCCTGCTCAGCCGCTTTCGGACGTCGTGCGGCTTGGCCATTCCACGGTCGCGTCCGACGGAGTCGTGCTGACCTACGACGTGATCGCCCGTGCTGGCCAGGTCGGGCGCATTCTGATCCGGCCTTACGGTGCCTTTGGATTGGAACCTCAACGGTTCATCGCGCGACCGCTTGAACGACAGTGGGTGGCGCAAGGCAACACGCTGATCGTTCCCAGACTTCGGGGCGACGCAGGCACCCGGGAGTGGGTGGAGGCCGGGCGCGGGAACCACAAGCGCCGCGTGACCGAGGATCTGATCGCGGTGTCCGAGGATGTTCTGCGGCGCCATCCCGGCATTCTCCGCCTCGACCTGGTGGGAATCAGCGCCGGTGCTTTCACATCGGCGAGAGCGGCGTTCGCACGGCCGGACCTGTTCGATCGGGTCGTTCTGATCTCTGGCCTGCTGGACCTGTCCCTGTCCGAAGCGGCGATCGAGGGCAGTTTCGCCCTCGACGAGTACGGATCCGTTCAGGGCGGCTTTCCCGAATGGCTGGGCGGAACCCAGGCTCCCGCCGGGGTGGCACCCCGATTCATCGTCCTGCACGGAATGGCGGACGAAATCGTGCCGGTCGAGGGTTCGGCCAATTTCGTCGCCTATGCGAGAAGCCTTGGATCCGACGTGGAGGGCCAGTCCTATGAAGGGATCGGTCATGACCTGGCCGGCGATTCCCAAATCCTGAGCGACATAGAGGGACTTGAGCCATGA